One genomic segment of Thermococcus sp. M39 includes these proteins:
- a CDS encoding nickel-dependent hydrogenase large subunit — translation MNNKVEYWVKIPIGPIHPALEEPEKFIITLDGERIINVDVKLGYNLRGLEWIAMRRNWIQVLYLAERICGICSFSHNHTYARAVEEMAGIKVPERAEYIRVIIGELERIHSHLLNLGVVAHTIGYDTVLHLSWLAREKVMDILEDIGGNRVNYAGNMIGGVRRDIKERHKRAILDMIYYYRQEVMPKVEEVFLYDPTVEARLRDSGVIPKRIAIEYSAQGPTARGSGIKKDVRYNEKLGVYPDLGVKPVTPKEFTGVIKGDVFDRMVVRVGELWQSMEIIERALDQMPEGKIKAFPKDNMIIFKLKKAEGEGIGRYEAPRGEVIHYVRAEPGRDGPAKWKMREPTFPNLFAVARALVGEQLADVPVAIASIDPCLSCTDRVVVIDAETGKMRILTEVDLLKESIKKTKEINPNIKAKPERIGIGRCVL, via the coding sequence ATGAACAATAAGGTAGAATACTGGGTTAAAATCCCTATCGGACCAATTCATCCAGCATTGGAGGAGCCTGAAAAGTTCATAATTACCCTTGACGGAGAAAGAATAATCAACGTTGATGTTAAACTCGGTTATAACTTGAGAGGCCTCGAATGGATTGCAATGAGAAGGAACTGGATTCAGGTACTCTATTTGGCAGAGAGAATCTGTGGAATCTGTTCATTCTCACATAACCACACTTACGCAAGGGCTGTTGAAGAAATGGCCGGTATTAAAGTTCCAGAGAGGGCCGAATACATAAGAGTAATCATCGGAGAGCTTGAGAGGATACACTCCCACTTGCTCAACTTGGGTGTAGTTGCTCACACAATAGGTTACGACACAGTTCTGCACTTGAGCTGGCTGGCGAGAGAGAAAGTAATGGACATTCTTGAGGACATTGGGGGCAATAGGGTTAACTACGCTGGAAACATGATTGGTGGTGTCAGGAGAGACATAAAGGAGAGGCACAAGAGGGCAATACTTGACATGATTTACTACTACCGCCAAGAGGTTATGCCCAAAGTTGAGGAGGTATTCCTCTATGATCCAACGGTTGAAGCACGTTTGAGGGATTCTGGGGTTATACCAAAGAGGATAGCAATCGAGTACAGCGCTCAAGGTCCAACAGCGAGAGGAAGTGGCATTAAGAAGGATGTTAGATACAACGAAAAGCTTGGAGTTTATCCAGATTTGGGAGTTAAACCAGTAACACCCAAGGAATTCACAGGTGTAATCAAAGGAGACGTTTTTGATAGAATGGTTGTGAGAGTTGGTGAGCTCTGGCAGAGCATGGAGATTATTGAGAGGGCATTAGACCAGATGCCAGAAGGAAAGATCAAGGCATTTCCAAAGGACAACATGATAATCTTCAAGCTTAAGAAAGCAGAGGGAGAGGGAATTGGAAGATACGAGGCACCAAGAGGAGAAGTTATCCACTACGTAAGAGCTGAACCTGGAAGAGATGGTCCAGCAAAGTGGAAGATGAGAGAGCCAACGTTCCCGAACTTGTTTGCAGTTGCAAGGGCTTTAGTTGGTGAGCAATTGGCTGACGTTCCGGTTGCTATAGCCTCAATTGACCCGTGTTTGAGCTGTACTGATAGAGTGGTAGTCATTGATGCCGAAACTGGAAAGATGAGAATCCTTACTGAGGTTGACCTGCTTAAAGAGTCAATAAAGAAGACCAAGGAAATCAATCCGAACATCAAAGCGAAGCCTGAGAGGATTGGTATAGGGAGGTGTGTGCTATGA
- a CDS encoding NADH-quinone oxidoreductase subunit C, which yields MTPEEFAERIKAKFEDAEIKITENKLPHPRRRIWIEVSREKFKDLVKVLKEIDPTAQFSIIIAEDRGDKLTAKYHWEMFWEQGESLSVVVGTSCPKDDPVLPTISDIFPSTLPYEREIQEFLGIKYEGIPDPRRLFLPDDFPEGIYPLRLDETGITPEMVKNAGHPYRVWKEKKGVKK from the coding sequence ATGACTCCTGAAGAATTTGCTGAGAGAATAAAGGCAAAGTTTGAAGATGCAGAGATTAAGATAACCGAAAATAAACTTCCTCACCCAAGAAGGAGAATTTGGATTGAAGTCAGTAGGGAGAAGTTTAAAGACCTTGTCAAGGTCCTCAAAGAAATTGATCCAACTGCGCAGTTCTCTATCATAATAGCTGAGGACAGAGGAGATAAACTCACTGCTAAGTATCACTGGGAGATGTTTTGGGAGCAAGGAGAAAGCCTGTCTGTGGTAGTTGGAACCTCATGCCCAAAGGATGATCCAGTATTGCCGACAATATCCGATATCTTTCCGAGCACTCTGCCATATGAGAGAGAAATTCAAGAGTTCCTTGGTATCAAATACGAAGGAATTCCAGACCCAAGGAGGCTGTTCTTGCCAGATGACTTCCCAGAGGGAATCTATCCTCTGAGGCTTGATGAGACAGGGATTACACCTGAGATGGTCAAGAACGCAGGACATCCATACAGAGTATGGAAGGAGAAGAAGGGGGTGAAAAAATGA
- a CDS encoding NADH-quinone oxidoreductase subunit B family protein, giving the protein MEEVKTTGQSQVSEREMLERRIAKLCKYIGRSPWVFHVNSGSCNGCDIEIIAALTPRYDAERFGVKLVGTPRHADILLVTGPITDQSLERVKLIYEQTPDPKVVIAVGACPTGGSVFYESPFTNAPLDKHIPVDVFVPGCPPRPEAILYGVVLALEKLIKKIEGEKE; this is encoded by the coding sequence ATGGAGGAAGTAAAAACTACTGGTCAATCACAAGTCAGTGAGAGGGAAATGCTTGAGAGGAGGATTGCAAAGCTCTGTAAATATATTGGAAGGTCACCTTGGGTGTTCCATGTTAACAGTGGTTCATGCAACGGCTGTGACATTGAAATTATCGCTGCATTAACTCCTAGATATGACGCTGAAAGATTTGGAGTAAAGCTCGTTGGAACACCAAGACATGCTGATATTTTGCTCGTAACAGGCCCAATAACAGACCAGAGCCTCGAGAGGGTTAAGCTGATTTATGAGCAGACACCAGACCCGAAGGTTGTGATTGCAGTAGGTGCTTGCCCCACTGGAGGAAGCGTTTTCTATGAAAGTCCCTTCACAAATGCTCCGCTCGACAAGCACATTCCAGTTGACGTCTTCGTTCCTGGTTGTCCACCAAGACCAGAAGCAATCCTCTATGGAGTTGTTCTGGCATTAGAAAAGTTAATCAAAAAGATTGAAGGTGAGAAAGAATGA
- a CDS encoding hydrogenase codes for MFGYWDALYFIYVFIIGLIISYILMKWGEKASMGTRRVGAGTKIYLSGEDEDEIIPQFEHIQGYFTGRHVMWGLIRGINRMFIAFRREHTGLLTDYVAYLLVTVAIILGVLIIWG; via the coding sequence ATGTTTGGTTATTGGGATGCCCTTTACTTCATTTATGTTTTCATCATTGGTCTAATCATCAGCTACATCCTCATGAAGTGGGGAGAGAAAGCGAGCATGGGTACAAGGAGAGTGGGGGCTGGTACTAAGATCTACTTAAGCGGTGAAGATGAGGACGAAATAATTCCACAGTTCGAGCACATTCAGGGGTACTTCACGGGAAGGCACGTCATGTGGGGATTGATTAGGGGGATCAACAGAATGTTCATTGCATTCAGAAGGGAACACACTGGTCTGCTCACGGATTATGTTGCGTATCTCCTCGTAACTGTGGCAATAATCCTTGGGGTCTTGATAATTTGGGGGTGA
- a CDS encoding proton-conducting transporter membrane subunit, with the protein MNVLPFLIIVPLFGAFSMPLIKLISEKVRDIWAVIISAITLGVAADVFYTIWKTNQIIVYTLGDTTPLGKGVGFPIRIVWEVDLLGALIAVTIAFVSLLAIIYSLEYMKHDTGLDKYYTLILILELGMLGIVITGDIFNFYVFLEIMSIASYALVAFRNDTWEGIEAGIKYMFVGSLASSFILLGIALLYGQYGTLTMAYLGQYITREPTFVSKVALAFILGGLLFKSGAVPVHMWLADAHPAAPSSISAMLSGLVIKAGGVYAIARILFSIYSISLNIRTLGWIIIFFACLTLIVGNAMAVIQTDMKRLFAFSSVGQIGYILLGIGIGLAAYGTQVGEIALAGAIYHTVNHALMKALLFLVAGAVLHEVGTKNLNELSGLARRMPLTSFAFLVGAAAIIGLPPLNGFASKWLIYESSALYNPFLAAVAILGTAFCTAAYIRVLFTFFGKESEKVKAAKDPGKAMIIPMMILILAIIIMGLLPWQINESIMVPTAKMLEESGKYVLAVLGG; encoded by the coding sequence ATGAATGTGTTGCCATTCCTAATCATCGTTCCTCTCTTTGGAGCATTTTCAATGCCTCTAATCAAGCTCATCAGTGAGAAAGTTAGGGACATTTGGGCAGTGATAATTAGTGCAATAACCCTAGGTGTAGCTGCTGACGTGTTTTATACAATCTGGAAGACCAATCAAATAATAGTATACACACTTGGAGACACAACGCCACTAGGAAAAGGCGTGGGATTCCCAATCAGAATTGTTTGGGAAGTTGACCTCCTAGGAGCGTTGATAGCAGTAACAATAGCATTTGTCTCACTGCTAGCAATAATCTACTCACTTGAATATATGAAGCATGACACGGGATTAGATAAGTACTATACATTAATCTTAATCTTAGAGCTTGGAATGCTCGGTATAGTGATTACGGGGGATATATTCAACTTCTATGTCTTCCTTGAGATAATGAGCATAGCTAGCTATGCTTTGGTTGCATTCAGAAATGACACATGGGAAGGCATTGAAGCTGGAATCAAGTACATGTTTGTTGGTTCACTGGCAAGTTCATTCATTCTTCTCGGCATTGCTCTGCTTTATGGCCAGTATGGAACTCTAACAATGGCTTATCTAGGCCAGTACATCACGAGGGAGCCAACATTTGTAAGCAAAGTTGCCTTAGCTTTTATCCTCGGTGGATTGCTCTTCAAGAGCGGTGCAGTTCCAGTACACATGTGGCTTGCAGATGCCCACCCAGCAGCACCAAGCTCAATTTCAGCAATGCTTTCTGGATTGGTAATTAAGGCGGGTGGTGTTTACGCAATAGCAAGAATACTTTTCAGCATTTACAGTATAAGCCTCAACATCAGAACTCTTGGCTGGATAATTATATTCTTCGCATGCCTGACATTAATTGTTGGAAACGCCATGGCTGTAATACAGACTGATATGAAGAGATTGTTTGCATTCTCAAGTGTTGGCCAGATAGGATACATCCTCCTTGGAATAGGCATTGGGCTTGCAGCATATGGAACTCAAGTGGGAGAAATAGCCTTGGCTGGAGCAATATACCACACAGTGAACCACGCACTAATGAAAGCTCTTCTCTTCCTTGTCGCTGGTGCGGTTCTGCATGAAGTCGGCACAAAGAACCTCAATGAGCTTAGTGGATTAGCAAGAAGAATGCCACTGACAAGCTTTGCCTTCCTAGTTGGTGCTGCGGCTATAATAGGTCTGCCTCCACTGAACGGATTTGCAAGTAAATGGCTCATCTATGAAAGCTCGGCACTTTACAACCCATTCTTAGCAGCAGTGGCTATACTCGGAACAGCATTCTGTACTGCCGCTTATATTAGAGTGCTCTTCACCTTCTTTGGAAAGGAGAGCGAGAAAGTGAAAGCGGCAAAAGATCCCGGAAAGGCTATGATAATTCCAATGATGATCCTAATCCTCGCAATAATCATCATGGGTCTTTTACCATGGCAGATAAACGAGAGCATTATGGTACCAACAGCAAAGATGCTTGAGGAGTCAGGGAAGTATGTGTTAGCGGTGTTGGGGGGATGA
- a CDS encoding NADH-quinone oxidoreductase subunit K, whose translation MIPFQFVTAFLLIFMGIYAFLYKRNLIKLVLALNIIDSGIHLLLISLGYRLENGVLPTAPIYTGYETLEGTPMVGPIPQALVLTSIVIGVCVLALAMALTINAYRHYGSLDINKLRRLRG comes from the coding sequence ATGATTCCGTTTCAATTTGTAACTGCATTCCTCCTAATCTTCATGGGGATCTATGCATTCCTCTACAAGAGGAACTTAATCAAGTTAGTCTTAGCCTTGAACATCATTGACTCTGGAATTCACTTGCTTCTAATAAGCCTTGGCTATCGCTTGGAGAACGGAGTTCTTCCAACGGCACCGATTTACACGGGATATGAAACGCTAGAAGGAACTCCAATGGTTGGTCCAATTCCTCAGGCTTTAGTGCTTACGAGCATCGTCATTGGAGTTTGTGTTCTAGCTTTAGCAATGGCATTGACGATTAACGCCTACAGACATTACGGAAGCTTAGACATCAACAAGTTAAGGAGGTTGAGAGGATGA
- a CDS encoding Na(+)/H(+) antiporter subunit B, producing the protein MKNDMGLIVKTMARATIPLIGIFGAYVISHGHLTPGGGFQGGATIAGAGILFLVAFGLNEAKKRYDKNLYSALEGLGGLAFLGAAMLGLSVAFFYNILWRNKIAFSGQPGTLLSAGFLPIMNLAVGLKVFTGLISAMMAIALFRRWKK; encoded by the coding sequence ATGAAGAATGACATGGGATTAATCGTTAAGACTATGGCGAGAGCTACAATCCCTCTCATTGGAATATTTGGAGCTTATGTCATCTCACACGGTCACCTCACACCCGGTGGTGGTTTCCAGGGAGGAGCTACGATAGCTGGTGCTGGGATATTATTCCTTGTTGCATTCGGGTTAAATGAAGCTAAGAAGAGATATGACAAGAACTTATACTCAGCTCTCGAAGGACTTGGTGGCTTGGCTTTCTTAGGAGCTGCAATGCTTGGATTAAGCGTCGCGTTCTTCTACAACATACTCTGGCGTAATAAGATAGCCTTTTCTGGTCAGCCGGGAACTCTGCTCTCCGCTGGATTTCTCCCAATAATGAACTTAGCTGTCGGATTAAAGGTCTTCACAGGATTAATAAGTGCGATGATGGCAATAGCCCTCTTTAGGAGGTGGAAGAAATGA
- the mbhE gene encoding hydrogen gas-evolving membrane-bound hydrogenase subunit E, with translation MNRTFGALGLLFILGVLLIVANPQYGLKFGLGGSDWQKYRYTDQYYIEHGIEEVGGTNIVTDIVFDYRGYDTLGEATVLFTAIAGAVALLRPWRRDEDEE, from the coding sequence ATGAACAGGACTTTTGGGGCTTTGGGTTTGCTGTTCATCCTCGGCGTGCTCTTGATAGTAGCTAACCCGCAATATGGGCTTAAATTTGGTCTTGGTGGGAGTGACTGGCAAAAGTACCGCTATACTGACCAGTATTATATTGAACATGGTATTGAGGAAGTTGGTGGAACAAACATAGTCACTGACATAGTGTTTGACTACAGAGGTTACGATACCCTTGGAGAGGCCACTGTTCTCTTTACAGCTATAGCTGGTGCTGTTGCACTGCTCAGACCTTGGAGGAGGGATGAAGATGAAGAATGA
- a CDS encoding DUF4040 domain-containing protein produces MNVLTVDMVIQFGILIGILIAAYLTISFRDLLSAALASAAMSLLLSLEFYMLHAPDVAIAEAAVGAGVVTAIVVYGIAKTDRWEREGP; encoded by the coding sequence ATGAACGTTCTCACGGTTGACATGGTCATTCAGTTTGGAATTTTGATTGGAATACTCATAGCAGCCTACCTCACAATCAGCTTTAGGGATTTACTTTCAGCAGCTTTGGCTTCAGCTGCGATGAGCCTTCTGTTGAGCTTAGAATTTTACATGCTTCACGCTCCAGACGTTGCAATAGCTGAGGCAGCAGTTGGTGCTGGTGTCGTTACTGCAATAGTAGTGTATGGAATAGCCAAGACAGATAGATGGGAGCGTGAGGGGCCATGA
- the mnhG gene encoding monovalent cation/H(+) antiporter subunit G, which produces MTVIEYVIYAFLGINIVFNLLGSFALHRFPDVYTRLHGATKCTTFGTIFAVLAVIVHAANQLHITGDPKYLQMALHSLVALVALLLTNPTGAHAIAKAAHLSGVKPVRAVIDAYEVKLKRERGGEE; this is translated from the coding sequence GTGACTGTTATTGAGTACGTCATTTATGCTTTCCTCGGGATTAACATAGTCTTCAACTTACTTGGTAGCTTTGCTCTTCACAGATTTCCAGATGTTTATACAAGACTACACGGAGCGACTAAGTGTACAACTTTCGGGACAATCTTTGCAGTTCTAGCCGTTATCGTCCATGCAGCAAACCAGCTCCACATAACTGGAGATCCGAAATACCTCCAGATGGCACTTCACAGCCTGGTTGCATTGGTAGCCTTATTGCTTACTAACCCAACAGGTGCTCACGCAATTGCAAAAGCTGCTCACTTGAGCGGTGTAAAGCCTGTAAGAGCCGTTATTGATGCTTATGAGGTCAAACTCAAAAGGGAGAGAGGTGGAGAAGAATGA
- a CDS encoding cation:proton antiporter yields the protein MIAPEFFYSALIIMIGAFLSVIRVLLGPTIPDRVVGVDTLNTLIVAGMILLGAAYDRVIYIDIAIVYALLSYIGTLVIAKYLPGGLR from the coding sequence ATGATTGCGCCAGAGTTCTTTTACTCAGCACTAATAATCATGATTGGAGCATTTCTCTCCGTGATTAGGGTTCTTCTCGGCCCGACTATTCCTGACAGAGTGGTTGGTGTTGATACACTGAACACCTTAATCGTTGCGGGAATGATTCTTCTCGGGGCAGCATATGACAGAGTGATTTACATTGACATTGCGATTGTCTATGCTCTGCTGAGCTACATAGGGACACTTGTTATAGCAAAATACCTTCCGGGGGGATTGAGGTGA